A genomic segment from Bubalus bubalis isolate 160015118507 breed Murrah chromosome 5, NDDB_SH_1, whole genome shotgun sequence encodes:
- the TNFRSF18 gene encoding tumor necrosis factor receptor superfamily member 18 isoform X2 — translation MGARGARVALCGVALLCALGLGQRPLGDLSCSPGQVLHGTGTDARCCLCAPDEGTCAERDCQCIQPEFHCGDPQCKSCKYHSCPPGQGVQPEGNFKFGFECVDCAVGTFSGGHEGRCKPWADCVQLGFPTLFPGNKTHNAVCSLGLRPTEPPSSLTIVILSLAACILALTVTQLSLHIWQLRRQRMWPPETQLLEAPPPPPEDACSCQFPEEERGERLSENKGRQEDLWV, via the exons ATGGGGGCGAGGGGCGCGCGGGTGGCCCTGTGCGGTGTCGCGCTGCTCTGCGCGCTGGGCCTGGGCCAGCGACCCCTCGGCGATCTGAGCTGCAGCCCTGGCCAAGTTCTGCATGGGACGGGGACAGACGCACGCTGCTGCCTCTGCGCCCCAG ATGAGGGGACCTGTGCCGAGCGGGACTGCCAGTGTATCCAGCCCGAGTTCCACTGTGGAGACCCACAGTGTAAGAGCTGCAAGTACCACTCCTGCCCGCCTGGCCAGGGAGTGCAGCCTGAGG gcAACTTCAAATTCGGCTTTGAGTGTGTTGACTGTGCCGTGGGGACCTTCTCTGGGGGCCATGAGGGCCGCTGCAAACCTTGGGCAGA CTGCGTCCAGCTTGGGTTTCCCACCCTGTTTCCCGGAAACAAGACGCACAATGCTGTGTGCAGCCTGGGGCTACGGCCGACTGAACCACCCAGCTCGCTGACCATCGTCATCCTCTCCCTGGCTGCCTGCATCCTGGCCCTGACCGTGACCCAGCTAAGCCTGCACATCTGGCAGCTGAGGAGGCAAAGAATGTGGCCCCCAG AGACCCAGCTCCTGGAGGCCCCGCCACCCCCACCTGAGGACGCCTGCAGTTGCCAGTTCCCTGAGGAGGAGCGGGGTGAGCGGCTGTCAGAGAACAAGGGCCGCCAGGAGGACCTGTGGGTGTGA
- the TNFRSF18 gene encoding tumor necrosis factor receptor superfamily member 18 isoform X1 → MGARGARVALCGVALLCALGLGQRPLGDLSCSPGQVLHGTGTDARCCLCAPDEGTCAERDCQCIQPEFHCGDPQCKSCKYHSCPPGQGVQPEGNFKFGFECVDCAVGTFSGGHEGRCKPWADCVQLGFPTLFPGNKTHNAVCSLGLRPTEPPSSLTIVILSLAACILALTVTQLSLHIWQLRRQRMWPPGQLCLGEGGSPACLPADCGPSAETQLLEAPPPPPEDACSCQFPEEERGERLSENKGRQEDLWV, encoded by the exons ATGGGGGCGAGGGGCGCGCGGGTGGCCCTGTGCGGTGTCGCGCTGCTCTGCGCGCTGGGCCTGGGCCAGCGACCCCTCGGCGATCTGAGCTGCAGCCCTGGCCAAGTTCTGCATGGGACGGGGACAGACGCACGCTGCTGCCTCTGCGCCCCAG ATGAGGGGACCTGTGCCGAGCGGGACTGCCAGTGTATCCAGCCCGAGTTCCACTGTGGAGACCCACAGTGTAAGAGCTGCAAGTACCACTCCTGCCCGCCTGGCCAGGGAGTGCAGCCTGAGG gcAACTTCAAATTCGGCTTTGAGTGTGTTGACTGTGCCGTGGGGACCTTCTCTGGGGGCCATGAGGGCCGCTGCAAACCTTGGGCAGA CTGCGTCCAGCTTGGGTTTCCCACCCTGTTTCCCGGAAACAAGACGCACAATGCTGTGTGCAGCCTGGGGCTACGGCCGACTGAACCACCCAGCTCGCTGACCATCGTCATCCTCTCCCTGGCTGCCTGCATCCTGGCCCTGACCGTGACCCAGCTAAGCCTGCACATCTGGCAGCTGAGGAGGCAAAGAATGTGGCCCCCAGGTCAGTTGTGCCTTGGGGAGGGGGGgtcccctgcctgcctgcctgctgatTGCGGCCCCTCTGCAGAGACCCAGCTCCTGGAGGCCCCGCCACCCCCACCTGAGGACGCCTGCAGTTGCCAGTTCCCTGAGGAGGAGCGGGGTGAGCGGCTGTCAGAGAACAAGGGCCGCCAGGAGGACCTGTGGGTGTGA
- the TNFRSF4 gene encoding tumor necrosis factor receptor superfamily member 4, with protein sequence MCVGTQPPRAPGSALLLLGLVLGAAAQPHCTGDTYPSGNRCCKECPPGYGMESRCNHNQDTVCSPCKPGYYNEAVNYEPCKPCTQCSQRSGSEPKQRCTPTRDTVCGCRPGSQPQDSYGYKRGVDCAPCPPGHFSPGNDQACQPWTNCTLLGKRTLRAANSSSDAICEDRSPPATPPWETQGPPVQSTTAKPTTSWSKASQGSSMPHTEPPKAPELSAVLGLGLGLGLLAPVAAMLALLLHHKAWRLLTNTPKPPGGNSFRTPIQEEHTDANSSLAKI encoded by the exons ATGTGCGTGGGGACCCAGCCGCCCAGGGCGCCGGGCTCAGCCCTCCTGCTCCTCGGGCTTGTGCTGGGTGCTGCGGCCCAGCCCCACTGTACTGGGGACACCTACCCTAGTGGCAACAGGTGCTGCAAAGAGTGCCCGCCAG GTTATGGGATGGAAAGCCGCTGTAACCACAACCAGGACACAGTGTGCAGCCCGTGTAAGCCCGGCTACTACAATGAAGCCGTCAACTACGAGCCCTGCAAGCCCtgcacccagtgcagccaga GAAGTGGGAGTGAACCCAAGCAGAGATGCACACCCACCAGAGACACGGTCTGTGGCTGCAGGCCGGGCAGCCAGCCCCAGGACAGCTACGGCTACAAGCGTGGAGTTG ACTGTGCCCCGTGCCCACCAGGACATTTCTCCCCGGGCAATGACCAGGCCTGCCAGCCCTGGACCAA CTGCACCTTATTAGGAAAGCGAACATTGAGGGCAGCCAATAGCAGCTCGGACGCCATCTGTGAGGACAGGAGCCCCCCGGCCACACCACCGTGGGAGACCCAGGGCCCCCCAGTCCAGTCCACTACTGCCAAGCCCACCACCTCCTGGTCTAAGGCCTCACAGGGGTCCTCCATGCCCCACACAGAGCCCCCCAAGG CCCCTGAGCTGTCCGCTGTCCTGGGCCTCGGCTTGGGCCTGGGCCTCCTTGCCCCTGTGGCTGCCATGCTGGCCCTGCTCCTCCACCACAAGGCCTGGAGGCTGCTGACCAACACCCCCAAGCCCCCAG GGGGAAACAGCTTCCGGACCCCTATCCAAGAGGAGCACACTGATGCCAACTCCAGCCTGGCCAAGATCTGA